The genomic window TTTGCAAAAGAGATTGTTCTTCGGTAACCATTCGGATTTAATATAAAATGTACAAGAGCTACAGACCGAATATACGATTACTTATCGCAAAATTTGATACAGTCTTAAATCGGCTCGTAATCACGCACGCGTATGAAGTACAGGCCCTGATCAAGCGGAGATGTTTTCCCGGAATAACAGAGCAGGACACGCTAAGTCGTTCAAATAATGCACGGTGCCTCTCAAAGAAGGCACATGTCTAATGAAGGTAAAAACCACACCGTGACATTCGATGAACTCTTTGTATCCTCCACCGCACCATGAGGATGGACCTCGGATGCGCCACACAATTTTATATGGTCTATTCGTCTCCAATAATATTGGATCATCGAAAAACACGTCAAATCCGTAATAATAACCATTTGTAAGAGCAACCTTTCTGGATAAATGCGTGCCTGAATGTTTTGTAAATGTTATCCAATCGCCATGATGTCTCTTTACTTCAACTGTGACATTGTATCGCTCGAAGCAGCCGAAAAGTTGAATGCCTAGCAGGTAGATGGTCTTATCGACAGAGAAAGCAAGCTCTCCCATCTTATCTCCATAGTTCCACTTTTCATCTCCACGCGGAGGATGGAAATTATCAAATCTAAGGCATAGATGAAAATCGACTCTTTGAGCCGGTGAAAACTGTAACGGGGTCTTCAGTTCATCCAGATAAAAACTCAACATGTGAGATATTTCCTCGTGTTTCAGAATGTTTTCCGTTTCTCTGGATATCGTCACAGATCTAAACTCTTCGTACGACATCAGAGGAAATCGAATCGCTTTCACAATTTCTTCCCCTAAAATAATTCTCCTTTCCTTTCCACCAAGCGTTATTCCTCGCCTCTCACATTCTTTTACGCCCCAGCGATCAACAGCTTTGAACAGTTCTACTTCTTTAATATTCAACACTTCTTTCTTCACAATAGATTCAACAACAGATCTCTCAACTGTAGCAAATTCGTCTGATGTCACAGCTCTTTCTGTCTGCTTCTCAATCACTTTCCAACATCGATTTTCCAAATCTGTATCTTCAAACATACGAGCACACGACAAAGTGCAAAAAACGTTTGATACCTTCACTTGGAATGCATGTTGCACAAATTGTTTGCAGCTCAAGGCGAGTTCAGGTGTCATGTACTTCTTCGCCAAATACCATAATTGAAGTACGTTACTTCCGCTCAAGTTCGCTTGGTCGCAGTAGATGTAGCGAAATAATTCTAACAAACTCTCGTACTCGCAGTCACTCAGTTCGATAGAGTCTTTAGTCTCCGGCAGTGGACCATAAAACATAGAATGGAACACACGACTACTGATTGCGAGCACAAATTTGTGAGCTGGGATGACCTTTCTAGTTTCACTTTCTTCGGTGGAGGCTTGAACAACAAAACTCACATCACTCATTTCCTTATTGTTGAAGAGAAatgcaattttttccttctttgtttgCCTGTGTGAGTGCCAAAGATCTTCAAGAGAAGGCATAGTTGCAATCTTTCCTAAGCTGCTGATGTTAGTAGGGGTTTTTTCCGAATATTCCTTGTTAATCAAATATTAATACAAACAAGGTTTGGGTACTGCTTCGCCTGTCAGAGATAGGCCTGGGGTTAAATTTGAAGGACACGTGATGTAGTCACGGTCTTAATCATATgcatacaaaataataataaaaaaaagaaattgacaaGGTTCACACAGTGACACTAGACTCCTCAGTTAAATATCACTGCATTATATTTAAGTAGCTAAAGTGCTAAATGACGGCCTAAAGTTATACTgtcattgaaatattttataaatatcTCAATGACCCGGTACCTTGTATGTCAAACGAAAACCGGAATGTATACACCCAGGCCAAATCTCCAAAACTCTCAGTTAAGTTCAGTTATCAAAGACTTCACAGGTGTTGACTTTCTTAATCTTTAACACGATCATACTCGTTGTTTGTTAGATTTCGTAGGGATTTAAACACAGTGACAGGTGATGTACACTTAATGAATACTTCAGTTTGCGTTTATTTTTCTCACTTTATAATAGACGgcatgatttttaaaataaaataggaaatgtCTTCCCACCCTCGCTTTCGTTATCAGTATTCTTGCTTTTAAGCCACTTCCCTTTTTCCTCTTCGTTTTTGTCGTCTTCATCTGATGATTATCATAGAGTTTGACATTCGTAGTCAAATCTTATAACCTGCTCTGGCTCCCCGTCTGTAGGGACGGGGACTAAACGAGCGTGCGAAAAATGACAGCCGTTCCCATGACAACCGCTTCCACTGTGCGCCCGCTTACAGGCCATTTTCTGcgcgtccttttttcctcgaAAGCGTATCAGCGCCCGTTATTAAAGCCGATTCTTAACGATACTAAAAATGATTACAAAtattgctacacatttcctttaacTAAGAGGCGAACCACACGTTAATTGGCGATTCTGAAATGAATGTCCCCACCAAGCTGCCGGAGGAATATAAGTTCCCAATCGACGGCGCATTTGTGGCGTGTCCTTCATTGTTCCTTTCCTTGGAGTTTGTATAAACGGCAGAAGCGGTGTCGGTAAACCACTGAAGTATTTCATCAGGTTTATGACTTCACTTGTCGTTAGAATGTTACTGTCGGGTACGGCCGACATGAATTCTTTTTGTGACATCAGTGGGAACCGTATCCCCTGCACTATTCCGTCCCCGAGTATCCGTCGCTTTGATTCACAATTACTGAGGCTTTCAAGAAGGCCTTGTCTTTCGCTTTCTTTAGACACCCAGCGGTCAACAGCTTTGAATAATTCGAATTCTCTAATGTTTAACGATTCTCTGTTGACAATAGTCTCCACTCGACACCTCTCAAGATTAAAAAATTCCTCTGATTTCACGACACTGTCCGCATTCTTATCAATCAATTCCCAGCATCGCTCTAAAAGTTCATTTTTGTCGAACGCCTGAGCGTGTGGAAGAATACGCAACACATTGTATGCGTTCAGACTTTTCTGCAAATATTCGGTGCATTTATCGACGAGAGAGGGCACTATGTACTTGTTTGCTAGATATAACACTTGAAGGACGTTAGTTCCACTAAGATACGCCTCATCGCTATAGAGATAACGAAAGAACTCCAACAAGCTCTCATAATCACAGTCCGGTAGTTCTATCAGGTTTGAAACAGACTCAGCCATGTTCCCGCGAAACATGGCTTGAAACACAGGGCTGCTGATGGAAAGAACGAACTTGTGAGCTGGTATCACCTTACACTCGCCGCAAATCGACGATCTCGCTTTAAAATTCACATCGCTCAAGAACTCGTTGTTAAAGACAAACGCACATCTCTCTTTGATAGTTGGTCTGGAAGTTTGCCAATCTTTCTGTGCCTCCGATGTACACAACATTGCCGTTTCTTTTAACTAGCGCTCAGCTTTAAACGCTCTTACTGATCTTCTACGCTTCAACAAACGAATATATTTAGTCCCGGTATATAGCTGACGTCTCCTTGGTAAACAAGGACTCCAATACTTCACGGAAGGATGAGTGTGACGTAAATCTTGGACGGCTTAAAAATTTTCCTCGTGGAGCTGAAAcgctgcttttctttctttttttttgagtatCTTTTTTTATAACTTCCGTTTTATCCAAATCTTACTGATTCGATCTGAAGCATAGCCTCTGTCGAGCAATCAGTTTAATCTTATTGACAACATTCATGACGTATTCCGCATTTCTGTCGAGAATCATGTCATTcaaaatgttcagagaacacACTCGAACAGTACACAATGTTTTACACAGGCATATATCTATTTATATCGATTCAAGGGAAACCGAAAATCAAAATTCACAAGACAGCCGGTGAACACTGAGTATCATGATGTCATATTTATTTCTGCTTCCTGATCAGGAAAGTTAGGGTCATCAGCCTTCAAgatgatatttttctcaaaaagtaaaaaaatatgaaacgtACAACCTACAGATGCAAGTgttgataatgatttttttttattgtaaagaTTATTCTTACGGCTCTGCTTTTGTGACAGTTGAGAGACGGACAGCTCAAAAAGGTAAACCGTGTCAAGCAAGGTGCTTTCCCTTACAATCTTTCGCAACAATACTTGTCTTCAGTTTAAGATATTCTTAGGTATTATGTTGACAAGGCGTGAGGGGCTTTTCCCAGTTCTCTAAGGTTTTTACCTTACTTGGACTTGACCAAGACTTACAAAGAACTTACATGCTGAAAAAGTTGCGGAGGTGTGCACTGGAGGGCAAGGGATTATAGGGATTATTTTTCGTTAGAGAAGGAAGTCCATATGATATTTTATCCGCACTTATCTTTCAAACACCTCCTGACTGACAGCCTCACAGTGGTACTGTGCAAGGATCTAACTTTGTTCGTGCTGAAATTCAATAATTAGCAACAACGCTCATTGTtcagcaaaatatatttttggataaaaatgtTGATGCTAGGGGTTGGTGTAAGGGGTTTTTCCCGTTTTGTCTGAGGGTTGTTTACCTTACGTGGACTTAACAAAGACCTTCTAATCGGTCAAAGAACATGCAGGGATTAAAATATTAGAGAAGAAAGCACTGGAGAGAAAGGAAAGTTGCAAGGGATTATCTGTCTTTCTTTGGGAAGTATACACAAGATATTTATCTGCACTTCTCTTTTAGTCACCTCCTGACTAACCGCCACACAGTGTAACTGTCTTGTTGTTGGGTTAGAAATTTACTCGTGTCATGTCTAAATCAGTACGATTTGTTTACCTTAGCAAGTGAAATAATCGAAAATTTGTCACAGTAAGAGAAGAGTTTTGAACTAAGCCTCTTCTCTGTCAATCGAGCCCGGAAATCGGCGTCATTCATAGAGGAACAAGTACGGGCGAGTCAGTCATGTCTTTATCTTCGACAGGAAAGTGCAGAATTGTGGGTTTCATCGGAAATAACGTGAGATTGAGGAAAATATCAACTCAAAAACAAATATCCCAAACGTGACTCACGATTACTTCGCCATAATTTGTAGTATTTGATCTTGCCATGTTTCCTCGcaatccttaaccctttcatcccaaatcatctaatttctccattaaATATCAGCAaggaatcaaacattaaggtcatgagaatatggGAAAGgttaatcaactgaagaacctctaaactgttaaacaaattctcctagccagctcattaggaaatgtatagagaacagtagggagaatattcatactgatgtttaGGTGTAAAAGGGTAAATGTTGTCCGGTACACGTTTCTCATACATTTGGCTCTAAGAATTCGGTACTAAATCAAATACACGCCCCCTAGATTAATatctttcgtttttcttttcaatatctACTCATTAACGTAGTGAGATATTGAGAGGAGAAAGTCCTTTTTGGTCAACGCTTTAAATGAAAGTGTCCTTGTGTCCTGCAGATCTTCTTTGAAACTGAATGCTTAGTTAGCAAAggttgttaaccctttagcctctgagagtgactagcatctaatttctccttacagtatcaaccctaaatcaaacattaaggtcatgagaataacggaaatgatcaacaagcaCAGGAGCTCTagattgttaagcaaaatctccacgtcagcaccttaggaaatgtatagaaaacagtatggagaatatgcatattgatcttagggtgtaaagggttgatcGAAAATaggcaaacaaaaaatcacGAAGAGCTAAGTTTGATAAGAATTGGGCATTAAACGAGACTTACACTGACGAATTTCTGACGTCGAGGCTTGCACGTGCGCTATCAGTCTTTAAGGGAATTGTAGTCTTCATTTAAAGTTTGTTAAAATCAAATACTTTAATATGAATAATTACCATTTTTTTGTAACTCTAAGTTCAGTTTTAAGATGGCTTCTTAAACCAATCATTTAAAGCTGTGTTCTATTATTTAAAAGATAGCCGGCAACAGTCACTagtatcaactcagttgttttCCAATATTTTAAGCAATTAGCAAGTTAATTCTCTAGCTTCCCAAAAGCCTTTATAGGAACTAACAAACAACACTCGGTTGCATTCCACCCACAGAATTCAGGCCAACTTGGTATGGAAATCGTTTGCATGCATTGATTGACTTttcagaagaaataaatactcTACGACCGTCCGTACTCAAGGATTCTCCCTCATCTGTGGTATGATTGAAGTTGTAGTAAAACTACCTTCGATTTTGATATAAAGTATAACAAAGACTAATTCACTCTTCCGAAAGAGATCTTTTGTAAAGGTAAACAACTATCAAAGAAGTcataagaaactgaaaaaagaggGTGGCTAAGAACGGAGGAGATTGACATGGATTATAAATGACGatccttcttttcctttcctttttttcgagGTCAACGACCACGAcctccccaaccccccccccccccaccatcccccccttccccttGAGCCTAGTGTAACTTTTTCtgacttattttatttttgaaaacgtATAAGAGAGTGTTACATACCGTTTGTGATATAATTTTACTTTAGAAGCTTGGGTTTAAATTTTAACAGTCACGAACAAGTCTTCCTCATTGAATTTAACTACTGTCTAGATCAAAACtgcaacaaaattctcgaacgtgattggctGCCATCCGCCCGATTTGAACACAAATTGGGCAGCGCACGGTGTGCTTGaacagtgtacgcgtcatgcctGTTTAATTGGACAGTACCCTTCATGCACGCGAGCGCTGTTGCCGTTCATTTCGCAGAGCTAACTGCTGTTTTTCTGAATAAAACGTGTCACCGATAGCTGGTATGTTTCTCAgatttgtcatagttttgattcaTTGGTAATAGGACTACTTTTagtccaattctgtctataATCATACTCGTTTTggacaaatcggactcccgcaAGTTACTCTAATAATTACAGACAGAACTGGACGCCATCCCGTCCTATTATCAATACTCATCGCAAGCAGAGGCTTGAAATCATCATTCGATTTATCCTTGAACATCAATAGGGAAGCTGTCCACCTCGCCAGTTTCCGTCATGGGAGTGCCATCAACTTGATAACTTACTTTGTACTTTAATCTGATCTTTTCCTGTCAATAAAAgcataaataataatgaaatatgtTTATTCATTGTGtggcaaggtagtcctgagggaAATCCGAgccttctgattggctcttaatTGGTCCATATTTTGCTAGATGGACCGTTTCCACTAAAATGATCATAAACCGTGTCATTCTGTTTGCTAAAGCCCGCAAGTTCCACACTAAACAAGCCAGGAGTAAGTGCCTAATAATAAACTACTTACTGACCCCGCTTGCTTGAGCTGACTGGGGAATACTGGTCCTCAGTCGTTCTTAAACGACCTCGGCCAATATTACCCAGAATGGCCCTTACGCTCAGTTAATATAAACTTATTAccacaaatgaaaaaagatattttcCCCGAAGCTgaaataatcaacttttcaaaacatttttccatcaTATTCTGCTTTTTGCATCGGCCACATGGTTAAACGTTTGACCTctaagaagctgttgattgataaacaaattctccttgtcagcatctcaAGAAACGTATAAGGAGGggtaaggagaatatgtatactgatgttaaggtgtaagggCTCATCCGTCATATCAAAAGCATATTGTCTTGCGCATCGGCCACAGAGAATTAACAAATTCCCACGGCCTAAACAAATAGTGAAGCGAAAACatgtgcaattaaaaaaaaattgaaataaaagcttGAATCTATGCAGTGTCTAAAACCTAGGTTGACGTACCTTTGCTGGATTGGCAATCAACATAACTTGTGTAATGGCTGACGGAGGAAGGATAGGATTATATGCTGGCAACTCGCTGCCAGATGGAGGTTGAAGCTTCACCTTCATTGtctgaaaaacaacatttttgtgCAACTGCTGAATGCTTCAACTGTTCAAGCTGCCGAAACGTAGAAGCGAGGGAAAAGAGTTATTTTGAATACTTACTTgcggattaaaaaaaaaaggaattaaaaaaaggccTGCGCATGTGCAAACGTTGTAATGACTTAGTGTTATGCTTTTAGGCtatcagaaccaagttgtcaCATGTGAGTTACAAACACCACACAAGCCACTAAGTTATTGTGTAAAAAACGTCTAACTCTTTGGTAAAGAAGAGTAATTCAATAGGATACCCATACTTTATTGAGCTTTGTTTTTGCAGAGTCTCGAATTTTCCTCTCCCCTACTTTTGtttacagatttctatgaaCGTTCCAAATTTATTTCGCGTTTTTTTATGCCAGACAGCGGttgtttcttgtgttttcctttgaaatttgcGCGGGAAAATGGCGCGTGGGCGGCCAAAATTGCTCCCCTCGCGTACGCCCTACGTCTAATCGCTGTGTTACTGAGAAGCAGCTTCACTAACGCGCGTGAGCGAGACCCTAGGAAATAACATGAAGTATCTCACCAGCTCTCGAACCCGAGCGTTTAGCGAGAAAAGGATGGCTACACCAAAAAACATCGTATgccaaaatgacaaaaaagagaGAACACTTAGAAGGGATTTACCTTTGGTACTGCTGCCTGGAAAACGAAATTTTTAACTGCAGATGATAGTGAGCTCATAGTGGAAATCACAACAACCAGTAAGTCTTTCCTAGTCAACTCTGCGCTCGTCTGTGAATTAAAGGACAAAAACAGTTGGCCTAAGAACCGCTGATGTTCAAATCTAATGAGTGGAGAGATTTCGCCACTGCCATCACTTTAGTTTAATTCAGATGAGCTCAAACTTTTGCTTAACTAGTCACAAGTCTTTGCCTCCAAACACAAAACTGAAAGCAACAGCTTTCTTCgtcttgaaattaaaaatcgaTATAGCATGAATATTCTCTACGTACCTtagcaaagtgaaaaattaatttgatgCTGTTTTTATCGAGAACTGTTAGTGGTGGATGGCTTCCTAGATTAAGAaaatacgaaaacaaaaaaaaaaaaagaaatacgtGAATGTTATTAGTAAATGCTTTTAGTGGCCAAATAAATGAACCGATGAAAATTACAATTCCTTACGCCACGTAGACTTATCAGGTTAAAATTAGAGCAAAaagatagaaaacaaaaaacaaataagcaaCTTGCACTGAActctgagagtgaccagcatgcAAGTTCTTCTTccagtaatactgctgaatcattcattaacaTCACCAGAAAAACGGAAACGATCGTCAACATAAGAAGCTTCGATTGTAAAATGAATtctggagaatatgcttactgatgatGGATATTGATAGAGGGTTAAAACAATTCACGTGCTCTCGGATTAGAAACAAACGCCAAGTATCCTAAGATCTTGCCTCACTGGTGTTGCTTACCTGGTGTAATGGTATCTAAAGGAACAAAGACATTGTCTAGAGAGGGCGGAGGGGTTGGCTTTGGTGGAGAAGGTACTGAAGGAAAAGCGGCAGATGACGATGAACTAACACTGACAGGGAGGGTTGAAGGGCTTGGCTCTATTCCTAACGACAACAGACTGTCAGCTGTAGGGGCTGCTGCCTGCTGCTGCTCAGGTGCAGGTTTCTCTTGCAGAGGAGCGACAGTTTGTTTCTGCTTCTGCTGCTGCTTCTGGGTCTGTAGTAACTCTTGACCAAGTAAGTCCAACGCACTTGGCGCCCTTGCCTGCTCTTCTGCCTTCCTACCTCCTGCTGCAGGGAGATTCCCACGAGGTAATGAACCAGCAGTTGGCATGGTAAAGCTACTGACACCCATACTCAGTGGTCCTGGTCTTGGCCCCATGGACATTGTGCCAGGAGACATGGCTTGGAATGGCATTCGGTTCATCTGCCCTGCACCCATATAAATGGGGGGCATCATGCCAGCCACCTGAGGCTGACCCATGGGTCTGACCACACCTACTGTAGTGGAAGGTGGTGGCAGAATACCATAGTTCTGGGCTGGTGCACCCCACGGTCCCACAACACCAGGCTGCTGAGGGGCTTGCTGAGAAACCAcatcaaagaataaaaatttctaCCCATTTTGTGAATTTCCATAACATGTTTGTAGACCCCACCTctgttaaccccttaactcctacatcaaatttgtaattctccttactgccttataatgttagttcagagaatttagtattagatcaactaattatccccaaattgatacaattctttattctcatcacttatctggttgatattgtattgatattgtaaggagaaattctatcttggtcactcatgggagttaaacggttaaatGTGCAATATTTAGAACTCTCTTACAAGAACACACTATTCTGTAATTACAGTCAGTAGTTAAGTTTTGAATAGCTTATGGATCAATGCCAAAACAATCAGATTATTTGCTCGCTCTTGATTTCATTGCGTGACAGAAATATCAAGCTCATAAACTGTACatgtaattaaccctttcattcccagaTCTCaatggtaattctccttactgtctcccataaaattcttataatacaacaatacaaaaattcTTTGCTGctgaaaaatgtaatgaaagaaaattaatcaaaaacaTTGGGAAGAATAATAGGGGTTTGAAGTTTGTGCATGTACACTGCAGGTTAAAATTAGATGTGCACTATTTACTGTCTTGTGAATAAATATGtttattgtaaggaaaaaatcAGTACCTGAAGTGGTATCTGAGAATTGCTATTTACTGGAGGCCCATCTAGATCATGAAGACCTACAtgacaaaagtaaacaaataaatggacaaataaaattaataatggtTATAATTTTCATGGGAGTCAGTGATCAAAACTACTTGCAAAACTATGAATAACAACTACCTACCTAAGAACTAAATTTGTAAGCAATGCTCACTATTCAGTACCACACTAACAGACATTGAACATGTAAcaccaaaacattttcttacATGAATGAGTTATGAAACCTTTAACCCTTGAGAGTGATAATAATCAAAGTTCTCCCAAAGTACCACCCTTAAATTAAACATTATgttcatgagaatataggaaatgaccACAAACtcaacaagctcttgattgttaaacaaaattctcCCTCTAAGTACcatagggaatgtatagagaacagtacagagaactTTCATaatactgatgttgaggtgaatataggaaatgatcagaaactcaacaagctcttgattgtttaaaaaaaaaaattatccttctAAGTACcatagggaatgtatagagaacagtacagagaactTTCATaatactgatgttgaggtgaatataggaaatgatcacaaactcaacaagctcttgattgttaaaaaaaaaattatccttctAAGTACcatagggaatgtatagagaacagtacagagaactTTCATaatactgatgttgaggtgaatataggaaatgatcagaaactcaacaagctcttgattgttaaaaaaaaaattctctttctaAGTACcatagggaatgtatagagaacagtacagagaactTTCATAATACAGATGTTaaggtgtagagggttaatgaATTAATAGATATCAAAATCAACCAAATAGGACTGACCTAAGGCTTTAAGTTCATTTTCCAAAACACTGGATGCTGGAGTTTCCATTGATGTTCCCTGTTGGCCTCCAGAGCCCAGATCAATAAGAGTAGAAGCACCAGTAGGAGAACTGACTTCAGAATTTGCCGTCTGGGTTGTAGAAAGTGGCCCAGGACTACTTGGTGTAGTGGGTGCTGCTGGAGCTAATCCAAATATCCTTTTATAATACTCTAATACTCTTGATAAGTCATCATTCACTCTGAGGATTTCAGCTGCAATAGTTTGCACATTGTTAATGCATATTAGTCAGgtttgcatgaaaaaatttagttgctGAAGAAAATATTAGAGAAGGAAGAGGATAATCTCCATAtgtgaacaaaaaataactcaagCCACTGAACTTAAGTAGTGAGTTCTGCATCATAGCTGGAGAATTCTTCTATCTCTGAAACACCCTGATTAGTCAACTCTAAACAACCCCAGTCTTCAAAGGAATTAAAACCAGTTTAAGTTAATATCCAGCAGCTTCACCAGCAAATGAGAAATTATCATTCTGTTCCTTCATCAGCAGCGGCTTGCACTTTTAGTAATGGGTGGCATACATGTAAGTCCTTCTGTATCAAAATTTAGCCCTTTGTTTCCTTGAACTACTTACCACTAAAAATGGTACATGCTTTAATTAAAATCTAACTCACCTAATCCTTCATCGCCATCTTCTGTGGCTGAGCTGGCCAGTCTAAACAATTGTGGTCTCATTTTATCACAGGAGTCATACAGTTCCTATAAACATTTTGCACAAAAATCTATCAGTAAATCTCTCACAActgtcaaacaaaaaatttgggAGGTTAGTTTTTCAGTTAGAGAGTATCTTTAGTTTTCTATTACATTTTTACTCTTTCAATTCCAGGCCCCCACTTAAAACCACCTCTACTGAGTGGGCTTCCTGTTTTTTCccactgttattttttttcctttattaaatACAGTTATTCTTAGGTTCTTGTTTTACCACAATTTTCAAGTCACATTGTGCatcttttgaaaacatttgtcACTACCAAATGAGGtacataaattgaaaaaagaaaaaaaagactgcaATGTACCTTCATGAGTTCCTTATCCTGGGCTGGAGAAGAAGGACCATAATGATTCAACATCTCTGTCAGAAGCTTGATATTATTACAGCAAGTTTCcatttctgtatttcttttcacCAGCCTCTCCATCTTCATTTCATCctagaatggaaaaaaaaaatcatcaaacatgTTGATCCAACATCTAAACTTCTTTCCTTCATTTGGTGCTCTTAAAAATGTGTTCAAAAGCTGTCTTTGATTCAAATATGCTATCAAAATCTAcagaataaacaaataattacaTGTCCACTTGCAAATCCATATTTAATTTCATGTGTTGATAATATTTCTGACGTATTTGATTTGTTCACTATTGAGAAATATAATTATCAacacttgaaaataaatttaggcTATATGCTGCCACGTTAATGTCTACATGTACACCATGTGTGCAGCTTACACCGTG from Pocillopora verrucosa isolate sample1 chromosome 8, ASM3666991v2, whole genome shotgun sequence includes these protein-coding regions:
- the LOC136283209 gene encoding BTB/POZ domain-containing protein 6-like; the encoded protein is MPSLEDLWHSHRQTKKEKIAFLFNNKEMSDVSFVVQASTEESETRKVIPAHKFVLAISSRVFHSMFYGPLPETKDSIELSDCEYESLLELFRYIYCDQANLSGSNVLQLWYLAKKYMTPELALSCKQFVQHAFQVKVSNVFCTLSCARMFEDTDLENRCWKVIEKQTERAVTSDEFATVERSVVESIVKKEVLNIKEVELFKAVDRWGVKECERRGITLGGKERRIILGEEIVKAIRFPLMSYEEFRSVTISRETENILKHEEISHMLSFYLDELKTPLQFSPAQRVDFHLCLRFDNFHPPRGDEKWNYGDKMGELAFSVDKTIYLLGIQLFGCFERYNVTVEVKRHHGDWITFTKHSGTHLSRKVALTNGYYYGFDVFFDDPILLETNRPYKIVWRIRGPSSWCGGGYKEFIECHGVVFTFIRHVPSLRGTVHYLNDLACPALLFRENISA
- the LOC136283064 gene encoding BTB/POZ domain-containing protein 6-like, whose protein sequence is MLCTSEAQKDWQTSRPTIKERCAFVFNNEFLSDVNFKARSSICGECKVIPAHKFVLSISSPVFQAMFRGNMAESVSNLIELPDCDYESLLEFFRYLYSDEAYLSGTNVLQVLYLANKYIVPSLVDKCTEYLQKSLNAYNVLRILPHAQAFDKNELLERCWELIDKNADSVVKSEEFFNLERCRVETIVNRESLNIREFELFKAVDRWVSKESERQGLLESLSNCESKRRILGDGIVQGIRFPLMSQKEFMSAVPDSNILTTSEVINLMKYFSGLPTPLLPFIQTPRKGTMKDTPQMRRRLGTYIPPAAWWGHSFQNRQLTCGSPLS